The genomic DNA ATAGACCGTCTTGGCCAGCTTGATTGCCGTAGGCCCGCCGGTGCTGCCTTCCACGGTGAAGCTCACCGCATCCGACCATGGCGACCACATCGCATTGGCGTCACGATGGCGCACGCGTGCGTGATAGCTGCCGTTGAAAAGGCCCGCCGCGGCGTTGTATCGCAGAATGTCGATCCCGGCGTGGATGTTCACAGGCTCATAGAGCGGTGCCCCGGTATCGCCGTAGAGATTCTCCACATCGCGGATGCGGTCGATCTTCAGGTTGGTGAAGCCGTTGTCCGCGGCGACCTGGAACCAGGTGCTGTTGATCGCCTCGCCGCTGGCCGTCTGATAGGGCGAACTGACAAGCTCGAGCGGCAGCGTTACGGGACCCGTGAACGTGTTCGTGAGCGAGGGCTTCTGGGGTGCGGGCAGGCCGAGCTTGCGGTGAAAGCTGTCGATGACCCGGCTGTTGTAGTTCCAGCGCGTGGCGGCGGGGAGCTTCACGTTCGCTTCCGCATAGCAGGTGGCCTGCATGGTCTGCGCCGCGAGGTCGAAGTCGAGCAGCTGCCAGGCCCAGTGGGCGATGGTCTTCTGCACGTCGTCGAAGTCGATCTCGGAAGACTGCCCCCAGTACTGATCCCAGGCCGTGCCGCCGGAGATGATGTGATAGATCGGCCACTCGCGGGTCTGGCCGCGGGCGTAAAGGTGGTGATGCGCGCCGATGTTCAGCACATGCTTCGGCGTTTCCGCCAGCATCGGCATGATCTCGCTGCGGAACCATCCCGAGATGTCTCCCACGTACTGCTCGGCCTGATAGGGGCGGTGCACCACGCTTACACACAGGTCCGTGCTCGCATCGGTCTTCAGCGCATCCACCAACGAGCGCAGCCATTGCTTCTGGGTATTGCCGGTATGCTCGCTGCTGGAATGAATGAACGCGACGTTCGCGAGCTGGTAGGCATAGTACTTCTCGCCCTCCGGTCCCGGCAGGTTCGCGTAGCTGATGTCGTCGTAGCGGAAGATCCGGCTGTAGAGCGAGAGACTGCTGTCGTAGTAGGTCTCGTGGTTCCCGACCGTGGTCATGATCGGGATGTTCGGCGAGATCAGCCCGCACTGCTTGAAGTGAAGGTTGCGGTAGTGGTCCAGCGTGCCGACGTCCACTTGGTCGCCCGGCATCAGGATGAAGTCGATGACCTCCTCGATCGGCAGGCCATAGTCGGCTTCGATCTTCGCCTTCGCGCAGGCGATGAGCTTTTCATAGCGATTCTCGGCAATGATCTGGTTGTCGCCCATCACCAGCACCCGCAGTTTGCCCGTCTTCGTTCCCGCGGGCGGAGGCGTACGGAAGCGGAAGGTGGCCGAAACCGTGCTGCCGTTGCGGACACGATAGTAGTAGTAGCTCGAAGGGCTGAGTCCGGTGATCCGCCCGGCGTGGTAGTGGTAGCCGCTGCCCAGCACGTCGAGCTGGGCGGTGATCGTATTGCTCAGGTTGCCTGCGGATGTGCCCCATTCGATCTGGCCTTCCGGCGCATTGTCGGAGAACCACGACACCCACATGGAGTCCGGGCGTGGGGTCTGGAGATAGGGGCGGATCCCGGCGGGAATGCCGGTGTAGCCTTCGGGCAGGGCGATGCCGCGCGCGGCCAGGCCGATGCCACCGAAGGCCGAGAGTCGTAGGAAGTCGGAACGCTTCATGGAGGCTCTCATGCTGGGGAGTGGACCCTCTCCCGCGTAACGGGCATTTTCGACAGGAAGGGCAGGAATATCGCCGCCCTTTTAAACGAAAAAGAGCCCGCCGGAGTGGCGGGCTCTTGGAGTTCGGGATTCTCGCTGCGAAGCGCTTTAGAAGCGCAGGCGGTAGAAGTGTCGTGGGCCGTCTGCCGGCAGGTAAGGGGATACCGCCGCCGGGACATCCTGCCAGCCGCCGAGGTTATCGGACTGCTGCAGAACCCCGTTCGACCACTCCAGGGTGATCACCCCGCCGGGCTTGGTGATCGTCAGGGGCACGGGACCGATGCTGGCGAGGAAGTGATTCCGCACCTGCGCTTCGCTCAGCGCCTTGTTGTAGATCGCGGCGTCGGTGATGCCGCCGGTGAAGTTCCGTTGGGCAATGGCGTCCGAGTTGGGGAAGCCAGGGCCGTTCTTCCAGCGCCCACGTGCACCGATCGCCCAGTTGGCATTTGCCACCGTCGTCGGGCCCGTCGCATCGGCTCCGGTCGCTAGGACGCTACCATTGCGATACAGTGTCCAGGTCCCCGCATTCCATGTGCCCGCGAGATGGACCCAGGCACCCGTGCCGAGGTCCTCTGCCGGCACGGTCGCAGTCGCCTTCCCGCCGGTGCCACCCACCTCGTAGTTGCCGCTCTCGATTCGTAGGAATATCTCGCCGGAGAAGGTGTCATTGCCTCCGTGACCGATGATCACGTTAGACGGGTTAATCTGAAATCCCGGCTGCACCCACGCTTCCAAGGTGATCGGACCCGCGAAGTTCAGTCCGCTCGGGTTGCCCAGTTCCACGTAGGTATTGGCGCCGCGGAACGCGCTCGCACTGTTGTTCGCCTCGAAGCCCTTGTAAGCCGGTGCACTCGGGCCCGGGGTCTGCGCGGGGGAGTTTACCAACGTGCCCGCTGCCGCAGAGCCCAGTGTGCCGAGGTTGGCGGAGGGTGCCTTGGCCGCCTCGTTCATCCGGAAGTAGCCTACCGGCGCATCCGAGGCGATCAACGTGGCATAGGGAGTCGCCGGGGACGCGTTGATCCCGTTGGCATGGTGGGCGCTGATCAGGGAAGCGGACAGCACCTTGTCGTAGAAAGCCACCTCGTCGATATCACCGTCGAAGGGGTTCTCGGTGCCGTTCGAGAATCCGCCGATGGACGGCACGATGTCGGTCTCGGGTGGATTGGGGGCGTAAGCGCCCAAGCTGGTCACTTGGCTGCCGGCGAGGACGCCGTTGATGTAGAAGGACGCCGTCTGGGTGGCCGAGTTGAAGGTCACCGCGAGGTGCTGCCATTGGCCGATGGTATAAGATCCCGGTACTGCGCCGGAACCGGCTGCGGTGGTGAGGTTGATCGTCGCATTGTTGCCGACTCCCGTGTAGAGACGCAGGTTCCAGCCGTAGCCACCGGGATGACCGGCGGGCGCCGTGGATGAGCCGCGCTGCCAGAGCACCCAGCCGGTCCGGGTTCCTCCCGGGTTGTGGTTCTTCAACAAGCATTGCGCGTTGGCGCGTCCCTCCGCGCTCGGCTTGACCCAACCTTCCCAGGTGAAGTTCGCGGTGTTGTATTCCGCCTTGGCAGGCAGCACGGTCGGATAACCGCCGTCGTTCGAGGTCTTATCGATGCTGTCGTAGCGCATCGCGGTATCGCCGCCCGCTGCCAGCGCGCCCGGCACCGAATGGGTCACCCCCGGGAAGTGAATGCCATGACCGCGCGGCGCGATCGTCCCTTGGTTCAGAGCTACCGCCCGGCCCGCATCGTATTCGTCCATCCGGTGCTGCATAATCGCACCGTCACCCCGTACCAGGGAGTCATACGACTCCGCCGGGATCGCATCCAAGCCAGCTTGATAGTGTTCCTGTACCTGCGTTGCGGTGAGCGCGGACGGATAGTAGGCGACTTCGTCGATATCGCCGGTGAAGGGGTTTCCGCCGACCGGGTCGGAGTAGGCTCCGAATCCCATCGGGGTGGAGTTGTTCGGCATGTAGGTCCCCGCGGAGGAGGTGGTCCCGTTGCCATCGACATACAGCGTGGCCGTGCTGCCGTTCCACACCAGCACCACGTGCGACCAATCGCCCGTGGTATAGGTGCCTCCCGTCACATCGATGGAAACACCGCTTCCCGATCCGCTATACATCCGGAAGTTCCAGCCTTGCTGGCGGCTCGTGTCGTTGGTCGAAGCGCGCTGGAAGAAGACCCAGCCTTGGCGGTTGCCGTCGGTCTTGCGGTTGGAGAGCGGTGCTTGGCCCACCGCAATGTTCTCTTCCACCGTCGGGCGCAGCCATGCTTCGATCGTGAAGGGTTGGTTCGCCGCCGGGTTCAGCGCCGCGTTGTTCGGGACCGTGGTGATCGAGGACAGCGTGTTGCTCACCGTGCTGCCTTGGAAGAAGGAGGCCGGGTTGCCGCCCGCACTGATGGCTCCTGTCACATGGTGCTGCACGAAGCGGTGCACGCCGTTCAGTGCGGCACCCGCAGTGCCTTGGTTGATCGCCACATCGGTGGGCACGGCTTCACCGAGACCATGAAAAGCGAGCGGACCGTCCGCGAGAACGGCGGAGGAGTAGCTCTGCGCGTAGACGCAGAGGGGGGCGCAGCCGAGGAGGCCGGCCAGGAGGGCAGGGCTTGGATTCATAGGGCTTGAGTTGAAACAAAACGATACGGGGTATCTCTTTCTTACGGGTCAAGCCATCACTTCGTTTAGCCTGTCCCCCAAAGATGCGAGTGAACAATTTGTAAGATTCGCCACCCTCGGGCAGGGGATGCCTGCTTGCCACCGCCGCCGCGGCTTGTCATTCCATGCGGAGAACACGTGACCGAGCCCGCCATCGTACGCCGCAGCGTCGCCATCCGCCATCCGGTATGGTCCTCCTTTGGCCCCTTGGTCACGGCCGGGGTGGTGGACTTCATGCGCGGCCATGAAATGTGGCGCCTCGTCACCGGGAACCGCTCTTATGGCGAGATGGAAGCGGTTGAGATCGACCGTGGCTGGCATGGCGACGGGCTGATCCTTTTCCGCGCCAGCGAGGAAGAACTCGCCGCCTACCGCCAACGCGGGCAAGCCGTCGTGCTCACCAGCACGGAAGGTCCCGACCTCGGTTTCCCCCGCGTCATTCCGGACAATGCGATGATCGGTCGCATGGCTGCGGAGCACTTGATCGAGTGCTCCGTGCCGCACTTCGCCTTCCTCGCCCGCGGCGAGACCTTCTACCGCGAAGCGGAGTTTGCCCCCGGCCTGCGCCGCTACGCCCGCGAGCGCTTGGCCGGCTATCGCGCCCGGCTCGCGGAGTATGCCTTGGAACCCTCGGTGCATTACCTGAAGGGCCGCCCGCTTTGGAAGGAGCAGACATGGCGCGAGGTGGAGACGGAGGTGATGGCCTTCCTCGATCTCCTGCCCAAGCCCTGCGGCCTCTTCGTCGCGGATGATTCGCTCGGCGCCGTTGCCTTGCGCGCGGCGGATCGCCTCGGCCTCCTCGTCCCGGCCGAACTCGCCGTCATCGGCTTCGGAGACGACCCCGCCTACTGCTTCTCCACCTTCCCCGCGCTCAGCAGCATTCCCTATCCCGGCCGCGAGGTCGGTCGCATCGCCGCCGAGCTGCTCTGGCGGCAGATGAAGGGGGAGTCCGTCACTTCAGGCCGCACCGAGATCCCGCTGCAGGACACGATTCTGCGCGAGTCCAGCGACACGCTCGCCATCGCCGATCCTGACATCCGCGAACTCGTGCGCCTGATCCGCCTCCGCGCCCCGCACGATGCCCTTCAAGTCTCCGAGCTCGCCGAACTCAGCACGCTCTCGATGACCACCATCAAGTCGCGCTTCTCTAGCCTCCTCGGCCACGGCCCCAAGCAAGAGATCCAGCGCGTGCGCCTCCGCCATCTCCAGCGTCTGCTCGCGGATTCCTCGCTCAGCCTCGCCGAGATCGCCCGCCGCATGAAGTTCGGCTCCGCCCATGAGCTCAGCCGCTTCTTTCTCACCGAGACCGGCCAGCGCCCCAGCGACTATCGCGAGAAGCTCACGCTTTCCTCACCGCGCACCGGGACCAAGACCGTCATCTTTGACATGGACGGCACCCTCTTCGATACCGAGCCGCTCTACTGCGAAGCCTTCCGCGCCGCCTTCGCGAAACAGGGCGGCACCCTCGACCGCGAGGAGTACTTCCGCGAACTCATGGGCCGTTCAAACCTCAGCATCGAGACCTACCTCGCGGCCAAAGCCACCGGCAGCTTCGATGCTGCCCGCTTCTCCAGGGAATGGCGCCGCGAATGGAAGTCCATCCTCGCTGCCGAGCGTCTCGAAGTCCTCCCCGGCGTGAAGGAGCTTCTCGAAATGCTCGTCGAGCAAGGCGTCCGCATCGGTCTCGCCAGCTCCAGCGACCGCGAGGATATCGAGCTCAGTCTCGAAGCCGCCGGCCTCGGTAGCTACTTCCCGATCAAGGCGGGCGGCGACGAAGTGAAAGCCGGCAAGCCCGCCCCCGACGTCTATCTACTCGCTTGCCAGCGCCTCGGCGTCGAGCCCGCCACCTGCATCGCCATCGAGGACAGCCGCCATGGCAAGGCCGCCGCCCTCGCCGCCGGCATGGATGTCGTATGGGTTACCGGATTGCCAGACGCTCCCGAATCCCGGGTGCGGAAAGTAAAAACCCTCGCCGGTCTCGGCGAGGGTGATTGGAAAAAACTCTTGGGAAGTACGATGGATCTCAGAGTTCTTTGATCCGGATGTTCCGCCAGCGCACCTTGCAGGACTTGCCCGAGTGCACCTGCAGAGCGAAAAACCCTTCCGGGGTGAACTCCTTTGCCTCGTCGGTGTAGTCCACGCGTTCCTTGCCGTTCAGCCAGATCTGGATGTGCTTGCCCTTGCAGACGATGCGCACCTCGTTCCAGTCGTCCCACTTCGTCAGATCCTGCCCCTGCTTGGTAAAGTCGGCCTGCGCCTTCTTGTCCTCCTCGGTGTCCTTGTCGCCCTTCTTCGGCTCCAGCCAGCCGCGGCGCGCTTCATCGTAGAGGCCCGCCGTCCAGGCCCGGCCCTTGCCGTTGTCGTGTTCGCACTGGTAGCCGTACACCCGGCCGTCATTGCCCTCCTTCTGCAGCCCGCGGAACATCATCCCGGAGTTGCCGCTCAGGTCGTCGAACTTCATTTCGAAGCGGAAGTCGAAATCTTTGTACGTCTTCTCCGTCCGCAGGAAGGTGTTCGACTTCACGTTCTCGCCGAAGCCGACGATCGCGCCATCCTCGATCTTATATTCGCCGTTGCCGTTCACCCGCTTCCAACCGCTCAGGTCCTTGCCGTTGAAAAGTTCGGTGAAACCCGCCTCGACCGCATGGGCGAGGGGAGTCGCGAAAAGCAGGGTGCAAATCAGGGTTTTGAACTTCATAAATTTGTCAGACAACTTTTTTCATGCCGACGCCACCGCGCAAGCCTGAAATCCCAGACGCGCGGCTTCACTGGTAACTTTCATCCGGCCTCATACGGATTCCCGGATTGCGTGAATGCCCGTAAGTTCTTCGCCACCTACCTTTTCCTTGCGGCATGCGGCGTACCTGCTAGCTTCCGCGGCAATTACTGGGAAAAGGTATGGTAGGGCATCTTGACCATCCAGTCCTCGTCCTCAACCGGTTTTGGCAACCGGTGCATACCTGCTCCGTCAGACGCGCGCTCAAGCTTTTGTTCTTGGGGCACGCCCAGGTGGTGCAGACTGAAGGCGAGGATCGTTTCAGAACTCACGACCTTGGTTCGTGGGTAGAGCATTCGTCGCGAGAAATCATGGCGGAAATGATCCATACCGTGCGCCTCGCGCTGCGTGTGCCGAAGATCATCGTCCTCGGCCTCTACGAAAAGCTGCCCCGCATGGAGGTTCGCTTCACCCGCCGGAATGTCTTCCTGCGCGACAAGCACACCTGCCAGTACTGTGCCAAAATCTTCACCGAGGCGGAACTCAATCTCGATCACGTGATGCCGCGCGACAAAGGCGGGCGCACCACGTGGGAAAACATTGTCACCTCCTGCATCCGCTGCAATACGCGCAAGGCGAACAAGCTTCCGCACGAGGCGAACATGCATCCGCTGCGCAAGCCCGCCGCCCCGCGCTGGCGCCCTATGTTCGGGCTCCGGGAAAACGCGCACTCGGACGAGAGTTGGACCCACTTCATTGATCCGGATCCGGCGGGGGTGAGACTGTCGGCCTAGGCTTGATGCCGTTAAGGGCACGTTCTCGGAGAGCAATCCATATGCTCTTAAGCCCCGGTAGGGGCGACATAGATTAGCCGGTGGCGTGAGCCACCGGTATCCCGGGGGGCGGCAACCGAGTCCCGGCAGGGACGACACGGAGCCGATGACCCAGCGTCCACGTTCATCCCATACCGCTCGCACGCTTTGCCCACCGGATGAAGCAGCTCCGGTGTCGTCTCTACTTGGACTTCCTAGATGGAGGCTTCGCCGATGTAGGCGTCACCCCGGAGACAGGTCCGGAAGCACCGGAGGCTCCCCGGTCCTTAACGGCATTGGGCCCAAGCTCGCACCCCAGATCCGCGATACCCCGGCCCGCTAGGCCGACCGCCAGCCAAGCCGGCAGCGTGACCAGATCGTAAGTCACCGCCACCGGCAGGGCGGCGGTGGCCAGATCATTCTGGATCTCCTCCGCCCGCGTCTTCGGCTCCGGAAGCGTGAAGATGGCCGCGGTCATGCAGGACGAAAGGCAAGGAACCGGTAGGATTGCGGCGACCCAAGCTAAAAGGGCTTTTCTCCAGTGAGGCATGCTGGAGTTTTGCGGTTTCACCCTCAATGGGACGAATCGCAATTCCCGATGAATGCATCGGGATTATCGATGCCAAGCTGGCTCACGCTACTTCGCGCTCAGCCCTGCCGGGAAGATCACGTTTAGCAGCAGGGTCAGGAAGAAATTGAAGATCAGGATCGCCAGCGCGGAGTAGACCATCGCTCGCGTCGTGCTCCGCCCCACGCCCACCGCCCCGCCGCTCGCGCTCATCCCCTGGTGGCAGGAGATGCACACGATCAGGATGCCGAAGACCAAACCCTTGATCAGGGAGATCCCCACATCGCTCAGGTCGGTATACTTGCCCATCTGGTTCATCCAGTAGGCGGCGTTCACATTGAAGGGGCCCGTGCCCACCGCCACCGAGGCTAGGATCCCCAGCGCGGCAGATTCCCCGATCAGCAGCGGCATTGCGAAGAGCATCGCGATCAAGCGCGGGCTCACCAGGTAATCGACCGGGTGCACGCCCATCGAGCGCAGCGCATCCACCTGCTCCGTCACCCGCATCGTGCCGATCTCCGCCGCCATCGCCGCGCCCACCCGGCCCGCCAGCATCAGCGCCGTGATCGTCGGCCCCAACTCCCGCAGCATCGCCACGCTCACCAGAGCCCCCGCTCCGGTCTCCATCCCCAGCGTGCTGAATTGGAAGAGGGATTGCGCCGCCAGCACCGCTCCAGTGAAGGCTCCGGTGATCATCACCACCGGTTGCGAGCGGTAGCCGATCTCCGCGATCTGCTGCATCACCATCCACCAGCGGATCTTCCCGCGCACCAGCGAAACCGCGATCTCGGCAATCAGCATCGCGACCTCCCCGAGGTATTCGAGGAAGCCGGTGACCATGCCTCCGAGCAGCCGGAAAAGTCCCACGCGGCGGAGCCTAGGGATTGCCTCAGCGCTTGGCTAGCGGCGGCTGCCGCAAAAAGTCGAAACGAGTTTCAATCGAATGCAATTTGCCGTACACCCCCTGCGTAGAGCCGGGATCATGAGCAACGACGACAAAGCGGCAGTGGAGAAGCTTCATGCCACCTATGGGCGGATGAAGGATGAGCTGGGGCGCGTGATCGTCGGCCAGGACGCCGTCGTCGAACAGGCCCTCATGGCCATCTTCTGCCGTGGCCACGCGCTGCTCGTCGGTGTGCCAGGCTTGGCTAAAACCCTGCTCGTCTCCACGCTCTCCCGCGCGCTCCATCTCGGCTTCAAGCGCATCCAGTTCACGCCCGACCTCATGCCTGCGGATATCACCGGCACCGATGTGTTGGAGGTGGACCCGGAGACCGGCCGCCGCGGCTTCCGCTTCGTGCACGGGCCCATCTTCTCGAACCTCGTGCTCGCGGATGAGATCAACCGCACCCCGCCCAAGACCCAGGCAGCCCTGCTGGAGGCCATGCAGGAACATCACGTGACGGTGGGCGAGCACACCTTGCGTCTCCCCGAGCCCTTCTTCGTGCTGGCCACCCAGAATCCCATCGAGCAGGAGGGCACCTACCCGCTACCGGAAGCCCAGCTTGACCGCTTCCTTTTCAATATCCTCGTGGACTACCCCACCGAGGAGGAAGAACGCGAGATCATCCGCCGCGTCACCAGTCCTTCCGATACCACCATCACCCCGCTGATGAATGCGGAGGAGATCATCCATCTCCAGCAGGTGGTGAAGCGTGTTCCGGTCGGCGATCACGTCATCGACTTCGCGGCGAAGCTGGCCCGTGGCACCCGTCCCAAGGATTCCTCTGCCCCGGACTTCGTGAAGGAGATGGTCGGCTGGGGTGCCGGTCCGCGTGCCGGCATCAGCTTGATCTCCGCGGCCAAGGCCCATGCGGTTCTGCGAGGGCGCTTCCATGCCACCACCGGCGATGTCGCCGCCGTGGCCACCCCGGTGCTGCGACACCGCGTCATCACCACCTTCAATGCCGAGGCCGCGGGCGTGACCAGTGACGATGTCATCAAACGCCTCATCAAGACTCTCGCCCCGCGTGAGGAACTGGTCGTCTAACGGGAAGCCTTTCTGATGTCTTCGGATTCCCTCAAGCTTCCCGAGTGCATGCGTCTCCTGCCCGCGGAGACCATGGGCGTGATGAAGCGCCTGGAGTGGTACGCGCGCCGCCGCATGCAGGGCACGCTCACCGGGCGCCACAGCTCGCCGGACAAGGGCTTCTCGGTCGAGTTCGCCGAGCACCGCGAATACGTCCCGGGGGATGATCCCAAGGATCTCGACTGGCGCGTGATCGCGAAGAGCGATCGCAACGTCATTCGCCAGTACATCGAGGAGACGAACCTCCGCGCCACCCTGGCCATCGATGTCTCCGGCTCCATGAGCTACACCGGTGATTCCGCCGCCACGGTGGGGGATGTTCCTCTCTCGAAGCTGGAGTATGCCAAGCATCTCGCTGCGGCCCTCTCCTATCTCTTCGTGAAGCAGGGCGATGCCGCCGGGCTGGTGACTTTCGACAAGGAAGTCCGGGGCTTCGTCCGCTCCGGCAGCCGCCCGAGCCAAGTCCGGCGCATTCTTGAAGAGCTGCACGCCACCGAAGCCGGTGCGGACACCGACGTGGGCAAGGTCCTCCACGGCGTCGCCGAGCGCATCCCGAAACGCGGCCTCGTCATCCTCATCAGTGATCTCTTCGATGATCCGGCCAAGATCATCGAGGCTCTCCACCACTTCGATTTCCGCCAGCATGAGTTGGTGATCTTCCATCTCATGGCGGAGGAGGAACTCACCTTTCCCTTCAAGAGCTTCCAGCGCTTCAAGGATCTGGAGGGTATCGAGAAGATGCTCCGCATCGATCCGCAGGCCGTCCGCGCCGCCTATCTGGAGAAGGTGCGCGACTTCGTGAAGCGCATCGATGCTGCCTGCGGCAAGCTGCGTGCGGACTACGTGGCGGTGAACACGAAAACCCCGCTGCGGGATACCCTGCTGCGCTACCTGGGAGGCCGGAAGTAGATGCTCTTCCTCAATCCATGGTTGCTCGCGGGATTGGCGGGAGTGGGCATCCCGATCATCATCCATCTGGTCCGTCGTCAGGCCGCGAAGCCGATCGAGTGGGGCGCCATGCGCTTCCTCTTCGATACCGTCGCCATGCGTCGGCGCAAGATGGAGTGGGAAGATCTCCTGCTGATGGCCGCGCGCTGCCTCTTGCTGGCGCTGATCGCGTTGGCCTTGGCCCGCCCCTTTGTCCCGCCGGATTCCTCGGTGCCTTGGCTCTTCGTGCTGCCGGCCGCCTTGGTCGGCGTGGCCCTGCTCGGCGCGTCGTTCGTTCTCGCGGGGAAGATCCGCTGGATTCTGAAGTTCGTCGCGGTCGCCTTGCTCCTCCTCGCCGCGGGCCTGGTCTTCCTGGAGCGTTCTCTCAATCTCAAACGTTTCGAGGCCAGTGGTCGCCGTGATGTGGCTCTGGTGATCGATGCCTCGGCTTCGATGGAGCTTTCGCTTGATGGCCGCACGGTCTTCTCGAAGGCGGTAGAGGAGGCCAAGCAGCTCGTGAAGGAAGCTCCGCGCGGCACCGCCTTCCTCGTCGTGCTCGGTGGTCCGGCACCGGAGGCGAAGACGGCCGCCCCGCTCACCCACCGCGCCGATGTGCTCGGGGTGCTTGATTCCCTCCGTCCCGTCGGCGGGACCTTCCGGGCCCATGAGGCGCTCGGCATGGCCACTCTCGGTCTGGCCGAGGGCTCGAATGCCTCGAAGGAGATCATCGTCTTCACCGATGCCCAGCGCGGCGGCTGGCGCTTTGATAGTCCGAACGCATGGGATGGCCTCGGCGAGGCATGGCAGGCCATGCCTGCGAAGCCGAAGCTCGTCCTCCGTGATTTCGGCTCACCCGCCGGTCTGCGCAATGTCGCGCTGGCCTCGCTGGAGACTTCCCGCTCGGTCGTCGGCACCGATCGCGAGGTGACTCTGAAGGCCACGGTGGAGAATACCGGCACCGCACCGGTCACCCCCGGCCCGGTCGTCATCGAGATTGATGGCAACAAGGTCGGTGAGAAGCCTGTCGGTCTGCTCGTCGCCGGTCAGAAGGAAACCGTGGAGTTTCGTCACCGCTTCGCGAAGGAAGGACCGCGCATCGTGGCAGCCCGGA from Luteolibacter rhizosphaerae includes the following:
- a CDS encoding HAD-IA family hydrolase — its product is MTEPAIVRRSVAIRHPVWSSFGPLVTAGVVDFMRGHEMWRLVTGNRSYGEMEAVEIDRGWHGDGLILFRASEEELAAYRQRGQAVVLTSTEGPDLGFPRVIPDNAMIGRMAAEHLIECSVPHFAFLARGETFYREAEFAPGLRRYARERLAGYRARLAEYALEPSVHYLKGRPLWKEQTWREVETEVMAFLDLLPKPCGLFVADDSLGAVALRAADRLGLLVPAELAVIGFGDDPAYCFSTFPALSSIPYPGREVGRIAAELLWRQMKGESVTSGRTEIPLQDTILRESSDTLAIADPDIRELVRLIRLRAPHDALQVSELAELSTLSMTTIKSRFSSLLGHGPKQEIQRVRLRHLQRLLADSSLSLAEIARRMKFGSAHELSRFFLTETGQRPSDYREKLTLSSPRTGTKTVIFDMDGTLFDTEPLYCEAFRAAFAKQGGTLDREEYFRELMGRSNLSIETYLAAKATGSFDAARFSREWRREWKSILAAERLEVLPGVKELLEMLVEQGVRIGLASSSDREDIELSLEAAGLGSYFPIKAGGDEVKAGKPAPDVYLLACQRLGVEPATCIAIEDSRHGKAAALAAGMDVVWVTGLPDAPESRVRKVKTLAGLGEGDWKKLLGSTMDLRVL
- a CDS encoding MlaE family ABC transporter permease; translated protein: MGLFRLLGGMVTGFLEYLGEVAMLIAEIAVSLVRGKIRWWMVMQQIAEIGYRSQPVVMITGAFTGAVLAAQSLFQFSTLGMETGAGALVSVAMLRELGPTITALMLAGRVGAAMAAEIGTMRVTEQVDALRSMGVHPVDYLVSPRLIAMLFAMPLLIGESAALGILASVAVGTGPFNVNAAYWMNQMGKYTDLSDVGISLIKGLVFGILIVCISCHQGMSASGGAVGVGRSTTRAMVYSALAILIFNFFLTLLLNVIFPAGLSAK
- a CDS encoding LamG domain-containing protein — translated: MNPSPALLAGLLGCAPLCVYAQSYSSAVLADGPLAFHGLGEAVPTDVAINQGTAGAALNGVHRFVQHHVTGAISAGGNPASFFQGSTVSNTLSSITTVPNNAALNPAANQPFTIEAWLRPTVEENIAVGQAPLSNRKTDGNRQGWVFFQRASTNDTSRQQGWNFRMYSGSGSGVSIDVTGGTYTTGDWSHVVLVWNGSTATLYVDGNGTTSSAGTYMPNNSTPMGFGAYSDPVGGNPFTGDIDEVAYYPSALTATQVQEHYQAGLDAIPAESYDSLVRGDGAIMQHRMDEYDAGRAVALNQGTIAPRGHGIHFPGVTHSVPGALAAGGDTAMRYDSIDKTSNDGGYPTVLPAKAEYNTANFTWEGWVKPSAEGRANAQCLLKNHNPGGTRTGWVLWQRGSSTAPAGHPGGYGWNLRLYTGVGNNATINLTTAAGSGAVPGSYTIGQWQHLAVTFNSATQTASFYINGVLAGSQVTSLGAYAPNPPETDIVPSIGGFSNGTENPFDGDIDEVAFYDKVLSASLISAHHANGINASPATPYATLIASDAPVGYFRMNEAAKAPSANLGTLGSAAAGTLVNSPAQTPGPSAPAYKGFEANNSASAFRGANTYVELGNPSGLNFAGPITLEAWVQPGFQINPSNVIIGHGGNDTFSGEIFLRIESGNYEVGGTGGKATATVPAEDLGTGAWVHLAGTWNAGTWTLYRNGSVLATGADATGPTTVANANWAIGARGRWKNGPGFPNSDAIAQRNFTGGITDAAIYNKALSEAQVRNHFLASIGPVPLTITKPGGVITLEWSNGVLQQSDNLGGWQDVPAAVSPYLPADGPRHFYRLRF
- a CDS encoding 3-keto-disaccharide hydrolase, which gives rise to MKFKTLICTLLFATPLAHAVEAGFTELFNGKDLSGWKRVNGNGEYKIEDGAIVGFGENVKSNTFLRTEKTYKDFDFRFEMKFDDLSGNSGMMFRGLQKEGNDGRVYGYQCEHDNGKGRAWTAGLYDEARRGWLEPKKGDKDTEEDKKAQADFTKQGQDLTKWDDWNEVRIVCKGKHIQIWLNGKERVDYTDEAKEFTPEGFFALQVHSGKSCKVRWRNIRIKEL
- a CDS encoding HNH endonuclease, with the protein product MIHTVRLALRVPKIIVLGLYEKLPRMEVRFTRRNVFLRDKHTCQYCAKIFTEAELNLDHVMPRDKGGRTTWENIVTSCIRCNTRKANKLPHEANMHPLRKPAAPRWRPMFGLRENAHSDESWTHFIDPDPAGVRLSA
- a CDS encoding fibronectin type III domain-containing protein, which encodes MKRSDFLRLSAFGGIGLAARGIALPEGYTGIPAGIRPYLQTPRPDSMWVSWFSDNAPEGQIEWGTSAGNLSNTITAQLDVLGSGYHYHAGRITGLSPSSYYYYRVRNGSTVSATFRFRTPPPAGTKTGKLRVLVMGDNQIIAENRYEKLIACAKAKIEADYGLPIEEVIDFILMPGDQVDVGTLDHYRNLHFKQCGLISPNIPIMTTVGNHETYYDSSLSLYSRIFRYDDISYANLPGPEGEKYYAYQLANVAFIHSSSEHTGNTQKQWLRSLVDALKTDASTDLCVSVVHRPYQAEQYVGDISGWFRSEIMPMLAETPKHVLNIGAHHHLYARGQTREWPIYHIISGGTAWDQYWGQSSEIDFDDVQKTIAHWAWQLLDFDLAAQTMQATCYAEANVKLPAATRWNYNSRVIDSFHRKLGLPAPQKPSLTNTFTGPVTLPLELVSSPYQTASGEAINSTWFQVAADNGFTNLKIDRIRDVENLYGDTGAPLYEPVNIHAGIDILRYNAAAGLFNGSYHARVRHRDANAMWSPWSDAVSFTVEGSTGGPTAIKLAKTVYPVNEDILVTYENGPGLPKDWIGIYRKGQTPGSGTGTSTSTTWSYVDAANPVNGTRNLNYNLPVGEWFAAFFTNDGYTEVAPRVSFYVGNKVTLTPSEQAYDEGETVSVDFANAPAGAKDWIGVYRVDQNPGAATPSVQWGYATTAAGTRTFANLPKGYYYATFCLNDGYQEIADRVRFSVGTQITTVSMASATVPAGEDFSVNFSNGPGIPKDWIGLFKQGDVPGVDILTAYLYFAGASSGSVTFQLPDLPPGDYFVAMFTNDSYTEVSNRFLFSVLPAEKIELESCEMESDQMRFRWKSVPGRAYKIQRSTGLSSWTDIRTVVASGSSHEELVSIDRFTDTRCYFRVTDD